One window of Elaeis guineensis isolate ETL-2024a chromosome 11, EG11, whole genome shotgun sequence genomic DNA carries:
- the LOC140852345 gene encoding uncharacterized protein: MCMSSRSAGLPVEVSPSVEVLLDVEAPDARKAIDDYRLVRSLLRSVLLSIDVEAFNSEGAFRIQDSWDFLLRLVYHFDHFSETVREAWRISREAEEKVGQANRRADDAQLSKLKAEEKAKSLEEKMKRLEAELSKAWAEIEAQLSVEKRKHGGSWRLPRSRLSSLRLSSWMLNQNSPRFHICRGLKISRRRSEVTFLILTSAS; encoded by the exons ATGTGCATGTCTTCTCGTTCGGCCGGCCTACCGGTCGAGGTGTCCCCTTCGGTGGAAGTTCTACTAGATGTCGAGGCCCCGGACGCCAGGAAGGCCATCGACGATTATCGGCTCGTCCGATCTCTGCTTAGGTCGGTCTTACTATCGATCGACGTTGAGGCCTTCAACTCTGAAGGGGCGTTCCGAATTCAGGATTCATGGGACTTCCTTCTCCGG cTCGTCTATCACTTCGATCACTTTTCAGAGACGGTGCGCGAAGCTTGGCGTATCTCGAGGGAGGCCGAGGAAAAGGTCGGCCAGGCTAATAGAAGGGCGGACGATGCCCAACTGTCCAAACTGAAGGCCGAGGAGAAGGCCAAGTCACTGGAAGAAAAGATGAAGCGACTGGAGGCCGAGCTCTCAAAAGCTTGGGCTGAAATTGAAGCTCAGCTATCAGTCGAGAAGAGGAAGCATGGGGGGAGTTGGAGGTTGCCACGGTCAAGGCTTTCAAGTCTTCGGCTGAGTTCTTGGATGTTAAATCAGAATTCGCCTCGCTTTCATATATGCAGGGGGCTGAAGATTTCAAGGAGAAGGTCAGAAGTCACTTTTCTGATCTTGACCTCGGCCTCTTAG